One genomic window of Tenacibaculum tangerinum includes the following:
- a CDS encoding M1 family metallopeptidase, whose translation MKKIIASLLLFPLISCATVNSTQKNTVTKTKVHKELSQAYWQQHVDYTMDIDMNVKTYQYKGTQKLVYTNNSPDVLNKVFYHLYFNAFQPNSQMDVRSRNIQDPDSRVGDRISKLSPSEIGYIKVNSLKQNGAVVKHETVGTILEVTLNQPIQPGESVTFDMIFDAQVPKQIRRSGRNNAEGVALSMAQWYPKMAEYDFEGWHTPPYLGREFHGVWGNFDVTLHIDKNYVVGGTGYVQNPQEVGHGYEDKTKPLNLPSGEKLTWKFTAPNVHDFTWGADPDFMHDTYTMENGIDLHFLYKKTMEAEYLENWKKLQPKTAELMKYFSTHIGAYPYKQYSVIQGGDGGMEYAMCTLITGERKLGSLFGVTAHEMAHTWFQFLLATNESKHPWMDEGFTTYISNKAENEISGARKENPHTGSYRGYNYVVNNNLEEPLTTHADRYHTNTAYGVASYSKGNIFLSQLEYVIGKENVAKTLKKYFEDFAFKHPTPNDFKRTAEKVSGLQLDWYLNEWTQTTHTIDYGIKSVNGKEITLERIGKMPMPIDVEVTYTNGSKEAFNIPLRMMRGEKPTSATVITDWTFAHPTYTFTTSKEVKSVEIDPSKLMADINQANNSYGK comes from the coding sequence ATGAAGAAAATAATTGCAAGCCTTTTGTTGTTTCCGCTTATTTCTTGTGCTACGGTAAATAGCACACAAAAAAATACTGTAACCAAAACAAAAGTTCACAAAGAATTGAGCCAAGCCTATTGGCAGCAACATGTTGATTATACGATGGATATTGATATGAATGTAAAAACATATCAGTATAAAGGAACACAAAAACTAGTGTACACCAACAATTCACCAGATGTATTGAACAAAGTGTTTTATCATCTGTATTTTAATGCATTTCAGCCAAATTCTCAAATGGACGTTCGCTCTAGAAACATACAAGATCCAGACAGTAGAGTAGGAGACCGTATTAGTAAATTGTCACCATCAGAAATAGGATACATTAAAGTTAATTCACTAAAACAAAACGGAGCGGTAGTAAAACACGAAACTGTCGGAACCATTTTAGAAGTTACGTTAAACCAACCAATTCAACCAGGAGAAAGTGTAACCTTCGATATGATATTTGATGCCCAAGTACCCAAACAAATCCGTCGTTCGGGCCGTAACAATGCTGAAGGAGTAGCTTTGTCAATGGCACAGTGGTACCCTAAAATGGCAGAATACGATTTTGAAGGGTGGCACACCCCGCCATATTTAGGAAGAGAATTCCACGGAGTTTGGGGTAATTTTGATGTAACTCTCCATATTGATAAAAACTATGTGGTTGGAGGAACGGGATATGTGCAAAACCCACAAGAAGTAGGGCATGGATATGAAGACAAAACAAAACCGTTAAACCTTCCATCAGGAGAGAAGTTAACGTGGAAGTTTACAGCCCCAAACGTACACGATTTTACTTGGGGAGCCGACCCAGATTTTATGCATGATACCTACACCATGGAGAATGGAATCGATTTACATTTCTTGTATAAAAAAACAATGGAGGCTGAATATTTAGAAAACTGGAAAAAATTACAACCTAAAACAGCGGAGTTGATGAAGTATTTCAGTACCCATATCGGTGCCTATCCATACAAGCAATACTCAGTTATTCAAGGAGGAGATGGCGGAATGGAGTATGCCATGTGTACCTTAATTACAGGTGAACGTAAATTGGGTAGTTTGTTTGGAGTTACTGCCCATGAAATGGCACATACTTGGTTTCAGTTTTTATTAGCAACGAACGAAAGCAAACACCCGTGGATGGATGAAGGATTTACCACCTACATTTCAAACAAAGCAGAAAATGAAATCTCAGGAGCAAGAAAAGAAAATCCACATACAGGTTCTTACCGAGGATACAATTATGTAGTAAATAACAATTTAGAAGAACCCTTAACGACGCATGCAGACAGGTACCATACCAATACGGCTTACGGAGTGGCGAGTTATTCAAAAGGAAACATATTCTTATCACAGTTAGAATATGTAATCGGAAAGGAAAATGTAGCAAAAACACTCAAGAAATACTTTGAAGATTTTGCATTCAAACACCCAACACCTAATGATTTCAAACGTACTGCTGAAAAAGTTTCAGGACTTCAGTTAGATTGGTATTTGAATGAGTGGACACAAACAACGCATACTATTGATTACGGAATTAAATCCGTGAACGGAAAAGAAATCACGTTAGAGCGTATCGGAAAAATGCCCATGCCCATAGATGTTGAGGTAACCTATACAAACGGTTCAAAAGAAGCATTCAATATTCCGTTACGCATGATGCGAGGAGAAAAACCAACGAGTGCTACGGTTATTACCGATTGGACGTTTGCACACCCAACCTATACTTTTACCACAAGTAAAGAGGTAAAATCGGTTGAAATTGATCCATCAAAATTAATGGCAGATATCAATCAAGCAAACAACTCGTACGGGAAGTAA
- a CDS encoding S8 family peptidase, with translation MRVLKPVLYSAIAVATLASCKTISKIPVPAGSNTVVNIPAKKAELTDYEQENWQHLDLATDTIPGMSVNKAYDFLKGKKSVEVVVGVVDSGTDLKHEDLVDVAWINTKEVAGDGIDNDKNGYVDDINGWNFLGDSYAEHLEYERILMRPEIADAETLAEVKAYQAEKVEEAKNTINRYGNLKTGAIESDKLLAKYFGKPSYTKEEVEAINTSDAALSQAKGFATQMFGYFETLKEAEEYFEKGIKKAQKTIDGDNLKTDYRTVVGDDAYDINDKPGYGNGNTGHSEKGELHGSHVSGVVGATRNNGKGMDGVADNVKIMAVRSVSEGDEYDKDVALGIRYAVDNGAKVINTSFGKGFSPNKEWVYDAIKYAASKDVLIVNAAGNDGKNIDVEKTFPNDAPNLVDEIADNVLTVGAMSAKYNEELPASFSNYGKKNVDVFAPGVQVYSTTPDNEYKKLDGTSFASPATAGVAALVRSYYPELTASQVKHIVMNSGTKIDLEVNKPGTGARYGTAPVKVPFSELSVSGRVVNAYNAVRMADRMINGRK, from the coding sequence ATGAGAGTTTTAAAGCCCGTATTGTATTCGGCGATTGCAGTAGCTACCTTAGCTAGCTGTAAAACAATAAGCAAAATCCCTGTGCCAGCAGGAAGTAATACTGTAGTGAATATTCCAGCAAAAAAAGCGGAATTAACCGATTACGAACAAGAAAACTGGCAACACTTAGACTTAGCCACCGACACCATTCCAGGGATGAGTGTGAACAAAGCCTACGATTTCTTAAAAGGAAAAAAGAGCGTAGAAGTAGTGGTAGGTGTAGTTGATTCAGGTACCGATTTAAAACATGAAGATTTAGTTGATGTTGCTTGGATAAATACCAAAGAAGTAGCAGGAGACGGAATCGACAATGACAAAAATGGATATGTAGACGATATCAACGGATGGAACTTCTTAGGAGATTCTTATGCAGAACATTTAGAATACGAACGTATTTTAATGAGACCAGAAATTGCAGATGCTGAAACCTTGGCAGAAGTAAAAGCCTATCAAGCAGAAAAGGTTGAAGAAGCGAAGAACACCATAAATCGCTATGGTAACTTAAAAACTGGAGCGATTGAATCTGATAAATTATTGGCAAAATATTTTGGTAAGCCTTCATATACGAAAGAAGAGGTGGAAGCCATTAACACAAGCGATGCAGCGTTAAGTCAAGCAAAAGGCTTTGCTACTCAAATGTTTGGATACTTTGAAACATTAAAAGAAGCGGAAGAATACTTTGAGAAAGGGATAAAAAAAGCTCAGAAAACTATTGATGGTGATAATTTAAAAACAGATTACCGTACGGTTGTGGGAGACGATGCGTATGACATTAACGACAAGCCAGGCTATGGAAACGGGAATACAGGTCACTCTGAAAAAGGAGAGCTTCATGGATCACATGTTTCAGGGGTTGTAGGAGCTACTCGTAATAATGGCAAAGGAATGGATGGAGTTGCAGATAATGTAAAAATTATGGCAGTGCGTTCTGTTTCTGAAGGAGATGAGTATGATAAGGATGTTGCCTTGGGTATCCGTTATGCAGTTGATAACGGAGCAAAAGTAATTAATACAAGCTTTGGTAAAGGTTTCTCTCCCAATAAAGAATGGGTGTACGATGCAATTAAGTATGCAGCATCTAAAGATGTGCTTATTGTAAATGCAGCAGGAAACGATGGTAAAAATATTGACGTAGAGAAAACCTTCCCTAATGATGCACCAAACTTAGTAGATGAAATAGCAGACAATGTATTAACTGTTGGGGCAATGAGTGCTAAGTACAATGAAGAGTTACCAGCAAGCTTCTCTAATTATGGTAAAAAGAATGTAGATGTATTTGCACCAGGAGTACAAGTATATTCGACAACTCCTGATAATGAATATAAAAAGTTAGATGGAACATCATTTGCTTCACCAGCAACTGCTGGAGTTGCTGCATTAGTACGTTCTTACTATCCTGAGTTAACAGCGAGTCAAGTGAAGCATATTGTAATGAATTCAGGAACGAAGATAGACTTAGAAGTTAATAAACCAGGAACAGGAGCTAGATATGGTACTGCGCCTGTAAAAGTTCCTTTTTCAGAATTATCAGTATCAGGACGTGTGGTAAATGCATACAATGCAGTTAGAATGGCTGATAGAATGATAAACGGAAGAAAATAA
- a CDS encoding MBL fold metallo-hydrolase gives MRIYPIETGNFKLDGGAMFGVVPKTIWQKTNPADANNMISMGMRCMLIEDGDRLTLIDTGIGNKQSDKFFGYYYLYGDFSLDTSLAKHGFHRDDITDVFLTHLHFDHCGGAIQWNKDRTGYEPAFKNARFWSNQRHWDWAIHPNAREKASFLKENILPIQESGQLNFLHLNAKDYVGFDVLFKDGHTEKQMLPKIQYQGKTVVFMADLLPTAGHIPLPYVMGYDTRPLLTLKEKEAFLKEAADNEFYLFLEHDAYNEVITVKHTEKGVRLKETFKFTDIFN, from the coding sequence ATGCGAATTTATCCGATAGAAACAGGAAACTTTAAATTAGACGGAGGCGCTATGTTTGGTGTCGTTCCGAAAACGATTTGGCAAAAAACTAATCCTGCCGATGCAAATAATATGATCTCCATGGGTATGCGTTGTATGCTTATTGAAGATGGCGATCGTTTAACCCTAATAGACACGGGTATTGGAAATAAACAATCCGATAAGTTTTTTGGATATTACTATCTATACGGAGACTTTTCACTAGATACCTCTTTAGCAAAACACGGTTTCCATAGAGATGACATTACCGATGTGTTTTTAACGCACTTACACTTCGATCATTGCGGAGGTGCAATTCAATGGAATAAAGACAGAACAGGATACGAACCCGCTTTTAAAAATGCCCGTTTTTGGAGTAACCAACGTCATTGGGATTGGGCAATACACCCAAATGCACGAGAAAAAGCCTCGTTTTTAAAAGAAAATATTTTGCCAATTCAAGAAAGCGGGCAACTTAACTTTCTGCACTTAAACGCAAAAGATTACGTTGGTTTTGACGTATTGTTTAAAGACGGACATACCGAAAAACAAATGCTACCGAAAATACAATATCAAGGGAAAACGGTAGTTTTTATGGCAGATTTATTGCCCACGGCAGGACATATTCCACTACCTTATGTTATGGGATACGATACTAGACCCTTACTTACTCTAAAAGAAAAAGAAGCGTTTTTAAAAGAAGCTGCCGATAACGAATTTTACCTGTTTTTAGAGCACGATGCTTATAACGAGGTAATTACCGTAAAACACACTGAAAAAGGAGTTCGCTTAAAAGAAACATTTAAATTTACAGATATTTTTAATTAA
- a CDS encoding S8 family serine peptidase: MKKLIFLISIIFFVMSCSLSTKKNALIKISSISNLKEKGKIDKETIDKWEYKDIETDTLPGISLEKAYTTILKNKQPKKVIVAVLDSQVDINNKSFLGHIWTNTNEILGNNIDDDRNNYIDDVHGWNFLGNTKGSNITNANYEYVRIVRKYNNQFRNKKESEIDQELLPTFLKYEKARITLESEYTKKTRRVKFGEIILQDFLNAKEALKKYFPEGKYTYEKLKEIDTIGNGLSKHVLEIKSLLDYNDSEENMRRVLNDYKNDIKYRLNINYNARGILQDSLDEIGNRSYGNEILFNKANNYTHGTRMTSIILNMVNNQADEIDVMPVVVEPHGDAHDKDIALGIRYAVDNGAKVINMSFGKEFSMYPEMVHKAIKYAEEKNVLIISSSGNNGKELNENFYKYPNDQKLDREEEISDNFLLVGASTYNLNKNLKAYFSNYSRLYVDLFAPGYEVYSLFPDGERKIDSGTSISAALTSKVAALIYAYYPNLTASQVKHILMDSGLEYTFEVSTPTKEDKNKTTPFNQLSKSGKVLNAYNALIMADSISIN; the protein is encoded by the coding sequence ATGAAAAAACTTATATTTTTGATTTCAATTATATTTTTTGTTATGTCTTGTAGTTTGTCAACCAAAAAAAATGCACTAATAAAAATTTCTAGTATTTCAAATTTGAAAGAGAAAGGAAAAATTGATAAAGAAACTATAGATAAATGGGAATACAAAGACATAGAAACTGATACCCTGCCTGGAATTAGTTTAGAAAAAGCCTACACAACAATATTGAAAAACAAACAACCTAAAAAGGTTATTGTTGCAGTTTTAGACAGCCAGGTCGATATCAATAATAAGAGTTTTTTGGGGCATATTTGGACTAACACTAATGAAATTTTAGGGAATAATATTGATGATGATAGAAATAACTATATTGATGATGTTCATGGATGGAATTTTCTAGGGAATACCAAAGGGAGTAATATTACAAATGCTAATTACGAATATGTAAGAATTGTTAGAAAGTATAATAACCAATTTAGGAATAAAAAAGAATCAGAAATAGATCAAGAACTATTACCGACCTTTCTAAAATATGAAAAAGCTAGGATTACACTTGAATCTGAGTATACTAAAAAAACTAGAAGAGTAAAATTTGGAGAAATAATCTTACAAGATTTTTTAAATGCTAAAGAGGCTTTGAAGAAATACTTTCCTGAAGGAAAATATACTTATGAAAAATTGAAAGAGATAGATACTATCGGGAATGGCTTGTCTAAGCATGTTTTAGAAATAAAATCCTTGTTAGATTATAACGATTCCGAGGAAAATATGAGAAGAGTGTTGAATGATTATAAAAATGATATAAAATATCGTTTAAATATAAATTATAATGCACGTGGAATTTTACAAGATAGCTTGGATGAAATTGGTAATAGAAGCTATGGTAACGAAATTCTTTTTAACAAAGCGAATAATTATACCCATGGCACTAGAATGACTAGTATTATTCTTAATATGGTAAACAACCAAGCTGATGAAATAGATGTAATGCCAGTTGTAGTAGAACCACATGGAGATGCTCATGATAAGGACATAGCATTGGGAATTCGTTATGCTGTTGATAATGGAGCAAAAGTAATTAATATGAGTTTTGGGAAAGAGTTTTCGATGTATCCAGAAATGGTTCATAAAGCTATTAAATACGCAGAGGAAAAAAATGTGTTAATTATATCCTCTTCTGGTAATAATGGAAAAGAATTGAATGAAAATTTTTATAAATATCCAAATGATCAGAAATTAGATAGAGAAGAAGAAATTTCTGATAATTTCCTATTGGTAGGAGCATCAACTTACAATTTAAATAAAAATTTAAAAGCATACTTTTCAAATTACAGTAGATTATATGTAGACCTTTTTGCTCCCGGATATGAAGTATATTCTTTATTTCCTGATGGAGAAAGAAAAATAGATAGTGGTACTTCAATCTCAGCGGCATTAACATCAAAGGTTGCCGCATTAATTTATGCATACTACCCTAACTTAACAGCCTCTCAAGTAAAGCATATTTTAATGGATTCTGGTTTAGAATATACTTTTGAAGTAAGCACCCCAACCAAAGAAGATAAAAACAAAACCACACCCTTTAATCAACTATCAAAATCAGGAAAAGTTTTAAACGCATACAATGCACTAATCATGGCAGATAGTATTTCTATAAATTGA